In the genome of Megalops cyprinoides isolate fMegCyp1 chromosome 18, fMegCyp1.pri, whole genome shotgun sequence, the window TCATTCCCCTATTACACATGAATCTGACAttgttacataaaacataaaacattaaatataatcATATGGCCAAGACCTAGAACAAAACAACTGCATGACTTCTGTTACATGAATGGTACACACAGTAAGGTCGGAGTGGTGTGAAACATTGTAAGCACTTTCAAGGTGTCTGATCTAGTAAAAGACTAGAGCGACtgtcaaataattttaaataaacatgaagaCAGCAACTGAGGTTGACCTGgaagaacaaaaatgaatagaaaacaGAAGGCTTCTGAATttaaacagtacagtacaatgtgTTGAGTTGTGGTTttcaatgcaatgtttataaTAGTTTACATAACACAGCATCCAATATGTTTGTAAATGGCCTTCCACTAGCTCTCTGCAGGAAGCTGATTTCAGATGACATACCTCCACCAGTTGGTTCATTTGTCTTAGCACCACAGCACACCATGGTCCTTAACATCAGACCATTGAAActctttattatttcattagtAGTCTGACCCTTTAACTACCTTCTCTCTGACAGGTAAAGGAGGGCTCTTTCCCTCAGGTACACATGCAGAAGAGCTGATGATTGCTTGGCACAATCAACAAAATCATGGAAACGAGGGCATCACATAGAGCACACTGAATAAAGCTTGATTTACTTAATATTTGCTCTTAATATCTACAGGGATCTGTGAGCACAGACCTCTACAAGCACTAACAAAGTTGCTATAAAGTGCTTCATACAGAATGAATACTGAGAAATAtcttaacactgaaaaaaatacctAGCAACATTTAAATGCTGCACAAAAgagattaatttttttgttattggtgcaacaataaaaataaaaatcaaaaacacttCCGCAAGCAGTTTAGCTCCTAACAACTAAAATTCCACAAGCtatgcaaaacagcaaaaaaggcaACATGATGAGTAATGATTTACCAACATAGAAACATGCCAACAATATAGACATCTCTtatagaaataaatatttcaaataatccCTAGATTCTGTTGTTAAATTACTTCAATCTCTTATGGACCTTCCTCtctacattttatataaatatttaaaatacacttgATGGCaaatttaacacaatatttttagGTAACACGGTTCTCTCTTGTCTTGGACATGACTTTAACTTTTGACAAAATCATTAATAGATGACATCATTACAGGGCCTTCATGGCACTGTAAATTCCCAAGATTTTCAgtcttaaattaaaacaataaacagttttttttttttctaagaaaaaAGCATATATACAGCTTTTAATGTCTCAAAAAGACAGATTGTCAATACCTTACACATGATTGCACGGTCATGTTGAACAGTCACACTGAAGTGCTCTGTTTCTGATGCATACTGTCAGACAGCAAGTCGttcctttctgttctcttttagTCACGGCCATATTTCATCACGTTCAGGTTATCAAAACAGCGGGAGGCGTTCCATGCTAAATCATTACCCACAGCCCTCTAGGTAGTGGCGGCACAGTGACATCTTCAGCTAAACCCTTCTGCTCATATGGAAGACAGTGCACCATGACATTTACCCTTCTGCATAAAGCACAGTAACGAGCTAACAGTTTTTCCATGTATATTATTTCCATGTTTAGTGTGCTTAGGAGATTAGTCTGTATATGGTTAATCCACTTTGGAAATGCACCATTTTGACATATGGAGTTACTGAACACAACTGCTTCTGTCATCTGAGGCACCCTCTGCTGGCGCTTCTCCATACTACATTAAGCACTTAGAGTGGATGTGACACATAATGCAAACCAATGTATGCCATGAATCTGAGCTTGACAACTCCAAAAAGAGCACCAACGATTGGCTGATTTACAGATACAGTACTGAGAACTGATATGTAGTAAGAAAGCGTGGAGACACAGTAAAGGCAATCCCCCCGGACTGGCAGCTTCTGCAGTCCATTTCAAAAGTGGTGACACTTTTGTCACTATCCTAACAAATAATTCACGTGAATGGAAGGAAAGCgtcctgattggctgacatTCTTCCACCGATGGACATCATCTCAGCCTATGATATGCTTTGATTTGGGCCATCCCGCTGAACAGAGGAGCTGAGGACCGGTACTCAAACTGCACTCAGAGAGAAGGCAGAAGTGACTGCCGTAGAACCAGACTGGATTGCCTTTACCTCTGAACACAAAAGGCTTCAGGCAACTCCAGCACAGACTGACTGTCCATGCTAAGAGTAATCACCCTGAGctgagggggggaggaggggggggatcAGTAGCAAGATGATCTATTGCCTCATACTGATAACTGTGTATTATTGAAGCACACTCTAAGAGGACAGCTGCGCTGATCTGCACATTTACATATTCTGCATACCTTTACAAGAATAACTTTTAAACACTATATCATCCATTAACATAAGTGTTTCATTACTTCAGCTCACAGAACCTCTATTCTTTCtgtcaattcattttcatgataaatttgattaattttagcCCAGACAAATTTAGTTAGTTTTGTTGCGCTATTAGTTACACCCGTACTTCAAGAGACGCTCATCCATTATTTGCATAACTCAGTTTAGGCAAAGAGTTTATCCTGATGAAGCTAATGACCCATAATAACACACTTAAAattaggaaaacaaaaaatggcacaTAATGTTGATTAAGGCATTAATAAAAGTCCATTTACAACCCCATTTGTGCACAAAGGATTATGGAATGTGACATTACTCAGATGTAGGCAAACAGACAGTAGTAATCAATTACCGGATGGACCCTGCAGAACAAGCAGGGAAACAAATAGCTGAGCTGATGGGATGTGAAATGCAGATCAACAGAGAAAGCTGTTAGTTCCAGGATGCACATGGAAGGGTGTGTTTAGAAGCTTTTCCCCCTATAATGAAATCCATGCTGCTGGGCCAAGGAGAGCAGTGTAGCGCAAGGTTTTGAACGaataatgtttaaatgaaagcagACTGTCCAAACCTGTTGCAATGGACCGGAAATCAAATGGGGGACAGTGGAAGCATGACTGTGGGTAACTGCAGAGGAGCTGGGCTTGTCCTCTGCCCTTGGTTCTTGAGGAGGATTCTCCTGAGGGATGGCTAGAGGAAGTCTAGATTAAATGGCTCTCAGACATCCTTCAGATTTTCCATACTGTGCTTGCAAGGCTTCTCGTCTTTAAAACACACTCAGACTCGCACTTAAGATTCTAAACACATAGAAAAAAGTggaattgtttctttttcctttgtttctgaCTTTCTCTGGTTCATAGCAGTTATTCCAgtttatttactgtacatttggCAAGATGCAAGAATCATCAGTGCACTAGTTCCCGTGGACTGGGTAAGTGCTACTGAACACGTTTTTGTGGCCTCTGTCCCTTGCAGGAAAGGTGAacccaaaataaaatcattacacGGCTACGTCTGGGTGGTGACTAGCTCATGTCCATGTCACTACACTCCAATGTCCACGCAAACTGAGGTccactgttttcattgttgCTTCGTGTCAGCAGAAATCGCCTCCTGGACAGCTTCAGGGACTGTTCACCCCTTTTGTGAACAAAAGACCCTCCATGTCTACTTCTCTGTTCCCCTCTCATCTGCATGCTAGGTCATAGTCCTTCTTATGCGTTGGTTTGGTTGGAGATAGGAAAAGGACTCATACACACTTTTGTCAGGGTGGGAGGTAAATCTGCCCTTTTTCAATACTCACCCTAAGGGGACATTAGCAAACACCATCTGCCTTCACATGCAGGATCTTGGAGAAGCCAGGTCTCTTCTTTAAGGCCTATTTTTAAGAACAGACTAATGTCATTGATCAGACCTGGCACCTCTAGGACTACATGCTGACTGCatgctgtgtattttaaatgtcagataACATGTTGGATCTGCCTTTGTCTTCTCCCAGTATGCATCTCCAGATGGCACGATGGATACACAGCGGGCTGAAGCACTCTCTGTTAAATCTGTCCTTAACAACAGcccacacaaaaatgttatgaGTAATATGCTGTTTTGCCAAAGAGGACACCCTGTACTGAATCATCGGAGGAGAGAGAATTAGTTTGGCCCTTGAGCCCTTACCCACAATACCTCAGTCAATctcactatgtgtgtgtgactgtttctCAGGAATGCCTCTTAGGGAAAGGTGATGCCCACTGGCACAAATCATCAGAGGCTTTTATGAGAATGTTCTACAGGAGAAAGCAATACTTTTCTGTTGTCACTAACATATTTTCAGGCTTTGTAACGGAATCTGTTTTCAGGTTTCTGAAGGGCACAGGCCTATTAATATGTGCAAGGTAGGCTGTGCGAAAGGATTTTTACCTGCAGCTTGTTCACCATCTCATCAAAGAGCTTAATGGCCTCAGGGCTGTTGGGATCATCAAAGTAGTCCGCTATCCCAATCTGCACCACAATGGACGTGAGGTTTCGGCACACACCTGGAGTGGCGAGGGACAAAACACTGAAGAgcttaaagaaaaaacatggtgaaaGCAGGGGGTGTATACAGTTTAAAAGGTATAAGTGGGAATGCTCAACAACTGAAAAAGTTAAAATCTGGGATGACACTGGTACATACTGTTGAAGTGCAGCAGGGGTTTGGGGAGACAGTGGTATATACTCACTGTTGAAGTGCAGCAGGGCTTTGGGACGACAGTGGTATATACTCAGTGTTGAAGTACAGCAGGTCTTTGGGGAGACAGTGGTACATACTCACTGTTGAAGTGCAGCAGGGCTTTGGGGAGACAGTGGTATATACTCACTGTTGAAGTGCAGCAGGGCTTTGGGGAGACAGTGGTATATACTCACTGTTGAAGTGCAGCAGGGCTTTGGGGGTGACCGGTGTGGAGGTGAGCACCAGCATCTCCAGGCCCttcagcccctctctgcacaCCTCTGCTGCCACCTCCTGGTTGACTTCGCTCACGTGGTCCAGCTCCAGGACCTGCAATCGCATGCAGTTCCTTGctgccacacagagagacacacagggacacagagggacacagatgGACAAAAAGAGGGTAAGATGTTCTTCAGTCACCTCCTTAAAGACAccattgtgtttgcattcaAAATGGATGGACAATACAGAgttgtaaaatagtaaaatagcaattcatttagcagacacatttatccTGTAATTCTTATCTGTCTAATCTATCTATCAATGCTTTGTCTATAGCATTGACTACTTATTATTTTAATACCAATACTAATCATAACATTATTGGTATTCAGCAGATGCTCCAGATGATCCAGAGCAAGTTatattggttacagttttttacaatgcaatccatttatacagctggatatttactcaggcaattgtgggttaagtaccttgcccaggggtacagcagcagtgccccagcagggaatggaaccggcaacctttcagctatgggtcctgctccttaaccactatgctacaatgccgGCGCTTCATAGATCATAGATAAATGCACAGTATTGTTCAAGCAAGATCTCCCCATATTCCCATTTCCTTTCTATCTTCTATCACAGAAACGTGACCTTTTTTCAGCTTGAAAACATCAGGTAGGAATGAAATTTCCTGTCCTTCTCAGTCATATGGAGGGTGGATCTCTTTGTCCTGActgttttaatttcctcttcACCGCTGCATCCTTTGCACAGCTAAGGGAATCTTGATCTCAATATGTTACAGCAGGATGCTCAGAGGCATTACAGAAACACCAGTCAGGTCTTTTTCTTCTAAAATAGGTTGATGATCTGCTTTTATCAAATGCACCATGAGGCGTGAAAATGCAGAGGTCTTGAACATCAGTTTGTTAGGGAACATATGCATTCTGCCCCATGGCAAACTTGAAAGGCACATatgccattttttccacagatgtaCACCATCATATAattttcagtgtctttattCCAATTTAAAACAGCATGCAACAGACCAAAGAGGCCTGTGTAATGCTAATCAGTGTTATGTGGACACAGAAAATAGAGAAGATTCCTTCATGAGTTTAGCGATAAAATGCTTGGGTGAACCTCTGCCTTCTAGCTTGTCTGCATAACGAGATCCCCATGAACTACGATGGTTCCATGTGTACAAATACGAGGTCTTGTTTGCGTGTAGTTTGCATGTCCTTTTAGACATTGTTTGAGAGTATCTGCAAAGGTTCCTCATAATCCAGCCGACCAGCATGACACTATGCAAGTCCAATACTCCACAACAGAGCCTGGGAAATGGTTGATGCCCAACTTACTGTCAGCCAGCCTGCTATGTCTCACTCACCCAGTGACGCCAGCCCCTGGACGCCACACCCAGCCCCACCCACTCCCAGGGCCCGTAGGTGTGGCCAGCATCGGCCAATGGTCTGCAGGCATCGGTTACTGAAGCGGGCCGGCTGCTGGCTGGAAAAATGGAGACCAAATAATaagaacaacacacacacacagcgtttgTACCCTCCGACCAGGCAACTAATACGGGTACTCAACGCACCTAATGCAACAGCCTTATTCACTATAGACCATACCTCAGAACCTTACTAAATAATGGTGATCATAATATGACACACATATCTTCGCTTTCTATGGTCCTCACCATGGGTGCAACGGCGCCACCTGCAGAGAGATGATGTCTCGACAGCCAGCTCCTAGAGCCCAGATCACCTCCTGGCCAACCGGATCTGTGGAACTCCTGAAACAGAATCCAAATTTAAGAGTGCTTGTTTCACATCTTTATGTGTGCCTTTGTCAtacctgtatgtgtgagaggTCTTTtacgtgcatgtatgtgtgtgtctcctacttgtatgtgtgtgaggtcTTACCTGTACATGTGCAGTCCTatacctgtttgtgtgtgtgtctcctacCTGTATGGGTGCATGTCTCTTACCTGTGCATGTATGGTCTTATAcctgtctgtatatgtgtatttcttACCTGTATGACTATGTGTCTTTTcctgtatgagtgtgtggatttatacatgtatgtgtgtttctcttaCCTATAAGAGTATGTGGatttttacatgtatgtgtgtttctcttaCCTATAAGAGTGTGTCTCttatctgtatgtgtttatgtatctCTTATGTGTGTATGATATCCTacctgtatgaatgtgtgtctcttacctgtatgtgtgtgttgtgtcctACCCATATGAGTGTCTCATACACACCTGTATGTGACGGCCTGTAGGGCACGGCAGTAACAGCTGGCCAGCCACAGAGAGCGGTCAGTCAGGATGTTGGGACAGTGAGACACCTTCAGGATAAGCAGGTTCCCACCTGCAGCTTTCAGAAGGGCCTCTAGCCCCTCTTCCAAACACCCACTGGGACAGGAACAGACAGGAGTTTGGTCCACACAGAGCTAAAAACTGTTAACATAGATTTGTTTCCTCTCCACAAAGATGCCAAAAACTACTTGGAGACAAAGCCATTCACCTTGAAAAAATCATTCTTGCTCCTTGATTACAATATGTGAGAGCACTTTAATAACCTCAATGAAACTAAACAGCTCATTGTACAGCCATTTAATCACATTTACAAGCTGTTTCCTGAGAAGTTCCATaatattctgctgtttttgtggCTACTGGCGGAattctttgaaaaaataaagagataCAAAACATCTGAACTAGACTGTGATCGATTCCTAAAATGTTCTCCCATTCAGTAAGCCTGCCGATGACCTCCACTCCTCCTCCGTCGACAGACTGGCCACAAACCCACATTCCAGGCCTGCCTCATGTCTTGTGCTCCTCAGCTCAACTCCACCTTAAAGAGCACCGGGCTCAGTGCTGTTAACCCTGCTCAGAGTCACTATACAGACTGCGAGTCCCCGCTTGTGTGTGGCACGCAGGGCTGAGGGACATCAGAAACGTGACTgtctgtggggaggggaggtgaCAGATGCGCTCAGGAGATGAGATTTAGTGTCCTGCAGGCTGCTTTCTGCTGCTGAGCAGCCACAAAATTCTGCGTATTTAGCAGTGGAAAAAATCTCATTGCCCTTACCGCACCAGCAATAACACGTCCGCAGATATGCAGAGATTAGCCTTGTCCTGAGAAGACAGGCTTTTGTCTCCTGGAGGTTATTACATAGCAGCTGCTCATAAAAGTTTGGTGACACAGCCTATTATTCAGATGGAGCTCATCACACTGCTATGCTTATCCTCAAGGTCGCTTGAGCACAGAAGGTGAGAGGATCTACACCGGAGCTGCCAGGAGGCCCCTCACCGTGTGCTTTTAAGGTACTCATCCTTGGACTCCTTCTTGCCCCTCTGTCTGGGTTTGAGGTTCTGCAGGATGAGGGAGTGGGTCTGCGTGCACCACTGAGACAACATGATCAGgaactgtaaacacagacacagcaacacacctgGAGTAAGCCCACAATGCAGCACAAGACGTCCATTCACAACTAATATGTCAAAGTgtacaaaaaatatgtaaaatcatCATAAAAAGACCAACGACCAATCAAAAGACCAAACCAATACAACTGGCAGACTCACCGGCATCCTGATTATTATCTATCTGCATAATAACATTAACAGTGGgattcaaaatataattttatacaaTGTATTCTGTGTAATCCATTAAATTGTTCAGATCTGTTTCTGGCACAGCAACAGTATGTTTAAGTATCAGCAAAAGCCCTGGGAGCTGAACCCATGACCGACATGCCAAAGGCTCCATCCACAACACAGAATGCTGCCTTTAATACAGACATAGCACTGTTTAAAGCATACATTTAATTATTGTGATAGCCTCGCACTTCCTGAAAATACAGTACCACTCAAAAGTTGGACACACtactttctttatttttactattttccacgTTAGCATAATAGTAaggacatcaaaactataaaataacataaacagaatcatgcagtgaccaaaaaaacagCTCAAAAGTACAGTAtcttatgttttattaattagccaaaaaaatattttttttaaaattcaaaattgttttggaaagaaattcatacataggattcaacttcatgatttatatttgtctaagaaagatttttttttttgcatttaagcataagtctttagttcacaatgtgtttgaatgcatgtttcccattctcttaatcagctgtgtccaaacttttgactggtactgtatatatcaaGCCAAAGTATTCCAACAGGGCTATACAGCTGTAGTTGTTAAACAGTTATGAACAGTTTACAGGtggtgacagacagcaggacGGGGGCCGGGCGTGCTGCACCTTGGAGGATATGCGGGCGTTCTCCAGCAGGACCCGGGTCCACACGGCTGGGTGGCGGGCCACGAACTTCCAGTCGCGGCACACCTCGGCCACCCGCAGCAGTGTCTTGGTGTCCAGGTAGGTGAAGATGCAGAAGAGGGCGGCACGCATCTTCAGGACCTCGGGGCTGATCACCTCACTGGACTTAGAGGGGCTGCCCTGCCTGCCGGGTTTGTAGGCCCCCTCTGACCGCCCTGGAGAGCACATACACACCAAACACTTCCATTACTTTCTACAGGCacaatgaaaatcaaataaactTAATACAGAGTAGTCAACATCCCCTGTGaatgttaatggaaaaaagttgttttacatgtcattctgtgtgacagtgctTTCTTATCTTTTAAGTAAATGGGGTAAATGGGGTAAAAGtttcacacaaatacaatacCTAAGAGAAGGACAGTGACAGTGcataaaatgcacataatgaGTCACTTTGTTTGTTTAGGACAGTAACTCACACCATACGTGCTCATCTATGGTAAGAGTGGTTGCTTATAGTGTCCACAGTGTGGCGCCAAAGATACATCTGAATTCAGTGTTACATAAGAAAATATGATGCCTTGGAAAAAAGAAGTTGAAGATTGCTTTGCTGTCATGTCACTTGAAAGCCAGGCATCTGGATTCTTTCAGCTCCCTTTTAATGTGCAATCTACAATTCTGTTACTGAAAGGATAAATCCTTGAACAAACCCACAGAAAATGTGCCTGTCATCAAGGGAGGGACACCATAAAATGAACATTGCCTATTTCCttgaaattatttcagtgttgtAGCTGGAGAGGTGATCACATCTGGCTGTCTCATAAATGGAGAAGTGAGAAACACCAGActaatgcacatgcatgttaaTATACTGCAATGGAAGGACTGCCTCAGGGTGTgtagaagagagggagagagagcatgctgAGATCAGTTTGACTCCTTGGCCCAGAGGGGTTAGAGAGAAGATATCTAACTATAGCTTATTAGCTTATCAGCTGCACATATCAGAGGCAAGAGAAATACCCTGGAATATTAGCAAGTAGGTCAAGCCATGCATATCATTGGGGAGCACGTATACTGCAGAATTTAACACTGCAGGGAATTCATGTGTCATATATGTACCAAGCCAAACAATAGAACTTGGATCAAATCTGCCTCCTCAGACTTACAGAAAAATACATCTGTATTCATCAAAAAGTCACATGTTGAGGATGTAGTTATACAACGATTCGCTGTACTCCAATATTGCTGTTGAAATGGTTAGATGCTACTCTCTGTGTGAAAAAGCAAGCTGAAGAGTCTTCAATGCCTCTTCAGGGAAGACATTGCAGTGGTCTTCACCCTGGAGACAGTATGCTTGAGTGTGGACATTACAGGTTCAAGAACTCACAGGATGCTACTGTAGGTTGCATACATTCCAGGAAACTGAGACCTGAGAAGGTGAACTGATGTGAACTTTGTAAAGCTCTTTTCTTCAGAGCTGGGGCTCCTAAACCCTTACCACACTCTCACTGACTTTGAAGACTATGGCAGGATCACTTTAAGACTATAATCAAGCCAAAGGGCAAAACGTGTCTGGAAACAGAACATCTTATCTTGAACTACTAATTTCACACTTGGGTTGCCCCTGCATTCCGCTGGGTAACTAAGCTGTTAACAtgaacaacatcaacaacaacacatTGTGAAGAGTGGCAGTTTCAGGaagtgcgggggggggggggggcgcgccCCGTGTTACCTGATCCCAGACGGTACCCGGCCTTGGAGGAGGCGGAGTGCTGAGTGTCGGAGGAGGCACGCCGCTCCTGCTCCCAGGCCTCCGCCTCCGACTCGGTGGTGCGGGAGCCGACGTCGGACACGTCGCCCTCCTCGCCCTCCGTGCTGTTCCGGTAGGGCCGGCGCTGCCAGTTCTGGATGGCCTGCTTGCGGAGCCCCCAGCCGCGGGACGACGCCGCGGCGGCACTACGCTCGTAGCCTCCCTCCCGGGACTGCACGTGGTAGTACTGCGTCTCGCCGCACTCCTCCAGGGGGTTCAGGTCCACGCTGTCGCTGTCGTAACCCCCTGAGCCCTGCGACGCCGACTTCACCTGGCTGGGCACAGGGGAGCAAAAGAGACACATTGGTCACCTGctcctttttctctcacatacagcatattcacatgcacacacacaaaatgttagCATAcctaaacacacatgcatgaatgtagtcacacaaatacacataaaaacacaccacGACTCccctagcacacacacacagacacacacacacacacacataaatatacagtatcagtaAAAAGTTTGAACATAACTGATTACGATActaggaaacatgcattcaaagacattttgatctaaaaacttatgcttaaatgctttaaatttgtttcttagacaaatataaatattgaagttgatgcctatatatgaatttctttccaaaaactttaaaaaatactaactttaactttaaaaaatattttaggctACTtcaaagaatctaaaatataagatagtttggatttgtttaacactttttgtgTTACTGGTTAAatctttttgtgttatttcacagttttgacatctttactattattctaaaatgtggaaaatagtaaaaatctATGAGTAGgtgggtgtgtccaaacttttggctggtactgtataattaatgtaaatgcacacatacacagttctAAATAGTTGATATTTTAAGTTTAAAGGATACAGTTGATTTACCTCACTTATGTTTTACTAAAAGCCACTTAAG includes:
- the LOC118792897 gene encoding F-box only protein 41-like, producing MASLDLPYRCPRCGEHKRFRSLSSLRAHLEYNHTYETLYVLSKSNSVCDGALVPLVGPAAGLQDVLERSAFGAKEPRFPYELPCSEDLGLAATRYIPDVEIPLSEIFIKKDMASSTAPSSPSTAIAVAASAAASAMEAAYEEGLARLKVRAFERLDLDERLEKLSEEVEQKIAARVGRLQVELEKKSSELEKAKQESVRLSQEKQDLEDKASELSRQVDVSVEMLATLKQDLVNKEQELTHKQQEVAQIDQFLQETAAREANAKVRLQQFIEELLDRADRAEKQLQIISSCGTTPNGSLGHCSIPGSKGLTRQRNSSAPVGSRGVYHVSDRRSSPSTGQVKSASQGSGGYDSDSVDLNPLEECGETQYYHVQSREGGYERSAAAASSRGWGLRKQAIQNWQRRPYRNSTEGEEGDVSDVGSRTTESEAEAWEQERRASSDTQHSASSKAGYRLGSGRSEGAYKPGRQGSPSKSSEVISPEVLKMRAALFCIFTYLDTKTLLRVAEVCRDWKFVARHPAVWTRVLLENARISSKFLIMLSQWCTQTHSLILQNLKPRQRGKKESKDEYLKSTRGCLEEGLEALLKAAGGNLLILKVSHCPNILTDRSLWLASCYCRALQAVTYRSSTDPVGQEVIWALGAGCRDIISLQVAPLHPCQQPARFSNRCLQTIGRCWPHLRALGVGGAGCGVQGLASLARNCMRLQVLELDHVSEVNQEVAAEVCREGLKGLEMLVLTSTPVTPKALLHFNSVCRNLTSIVVQIGIADYFDDPNSPEAIKLFDEMVNKLQALKKRPGFSKILHVKADGVC